The Amphiprion ocellaris isolate individual 3 ecotype Okinawa chromosome 6, ASM2253959v1, whole genome shotgun sequence genome contains a region encoding:
- the LOC111587382 gene encoding uncharacterized protein LOC111587382: MSSSGGEMSNGQLIQQVALLRWLSSQTEEDRRMLAAVTGVQVGRELLNRLTGQDKVETYKRECILSIADFVQKNPRASQNQINAEVEKNVVVFAARVRALESTSMF; encoded by the exons ATGTCGAGTTCAGGAGGAGAAATGAGCAACGGGCAGTTAATTCAGCAG GTGGCGCTGCTGCGCTGGTTGTCGTCTCAGACTGAGGAGGATCGCAGGATGCTGGCAGCAGTGACGGGCGTCCAGGTCGGCAGAGAGCTGCTGAACCGACTCACCGGTCAGGACAAAGTGGAGACGTACAAG AGGGAATGCATCCTGAGCATCGCAGACTTCGTCCAGAAAAACCCTCGAGCTTCACAGAACCAGATCAACGCCGAGGTGGAGAAGAACGTTGTGGTGTTTGCTGCCAGAGTCCGAGCTCTGGAGTCGACCTCGATGTTCTGA